One window of the Granulicella arctica genome contains the following:
- a CDS encoding flavin monoamine oxidase family protein → MTEAPYDTLIIGAGMAGLTAARTLAEAGQRVLVVEAQDRIGGRILTRHIHGETVEVGAEFVHGRPPELWALIEEAGLETTERDGTQLCFEAGALSDCSDDRDDIFKVLEGLELLTGPDLSFADYLAQHPVSADQRQQLIGFVEGFNAADHRLASAAALGRQQQAEDETEGDRSFHINGGYSQLPDFLAAKITSAGSTIRRSTPVRAINWQPGQVEAVTDSGILRAKRAIITLPLGILQSNAVPITPTPGNLPTLISKIQMGQVCRFTLIFRERFWADLQPQPAASALSFLFATTEMPPVWWTPHPATSAIITGWVGGPRSTPLLAHTPEALANQACETLARIFSLPDAHLHDLLLACETHNWQTDPYTLGAYSYIGTGGLNAPNEMTEPIANTLYFAGEHTDTTGHWGTVHAAIRSGHRAASQVLC, encoded by the coding sequence ATGACCGAAGCACCCTACGACACCCTCATCATCGGCGCAGGCATGGCCGGCCTCACCGCCGCCCGCACCCTCGCCGAAGCCGGTCAGCGCGTCCTCGTCGTCGAAGCACAGGACCGCATCGGCGGGCGCATCCTCACCCGTCACATCCACGGCGAGACCGTAGAAGTCGGAGCTGAGTTCGTCCACGGTCGTCCACCCGAGCTCTGGGCGCTCATCGAAGAAGCCGGCCTCGAAACCACCGAGCGCGATGGCACCCAACTCTGCTTCGAAGCGGGAGCCCTGTCCGATTGCTCGGACGATCGCGACGACATCTTCAAGGTCCTTGAAGGTCTCGAACTCCTCACCGGACCCGACCTCAGCTTCGCCGACTACCTCGCCCAGCACCCCGTCTCCGCCGATCAGCGCCAGCAGCTCATCGGCTTCGTGGAAGGATTCAACGCCGCCGACCACCGCCTCGCCAGCGCCGCAGCCCTCGGCCGCCAGCAGCAGGCCGAAGATGAAACAGAAGGCGACCGCAGCTTCCACATCAACGGAGGCTACAGTCAGCTTCCCGACTTCCTCGCCGCAAAGATCACCTCCGCGGGAAGCACCATTCGCCGCAGCACACCCGTCCGCGCCATCAACTGGCAGCCCGGCCAGGTAGAAGCCGTCACCGACTCCGGCATCCTCCGCGCAAAACGCGCCATCATCACCCTCCCGCTCGGCATTCTCCAAAGCAATGCCGTTCCCATCACGCCGACTCCCGGCAATCTTCCCACCCTAATCAGTAAGATCCAGATGGGCCAGGTCTGTCGCTTCACCCTCATCTTTCGCGAACGCTTCTGGGCTGACCTGCAGCCGCAACCCGCCGCATCCGCACTCAGCTTCCTCTTCGCCACCACCGAGATGCCGCCCGTCTGGTGGACCCCGCATCCTGCCACCAGCGCCATCATTACCGGCTGGGTAGGCGGCCCGCGCTCCACCCCTCTCCTCGCCCATACCCCGGAAGCTCTCGCCAACCAGGCTTGCGAGACGCTCGCCCGCATCTTCTCCCTACCCGACGCTCACCTGCACGACCTCCTGCTGGCCTGCGAGACCCACAACTGGCAGACCGACCCGTACACCCTCGGGGCCTACAGCTACATCGGCACCGGCGGCCTTAACGCTCCCAACGAGATGACCGAGCCGATCGCCAACACCCTCTACTTCGCCGGCGAGCACACCGACACAACCGGCCACTGGGGAACGGTCCACGCCGCCATCCGCTCCGGCCACCGAGCCGCTTCACAGGTCCTCTGCTAG
- a CDS encoding OmpA family protein: MMNHRNGFGLSVLILGGALSATSLAQSSVSADPSNTPPPAKQMGVDDTTSYATGKPLGPQSKEGFWGHMNPLARKKWVKRQIDPIKDRTNELDQLQAKNANDIRDVDSRAQSGITKAMGAASTADQHAQDAANRANSANTLAGNATTKTDALHGTVSNLDQYQTVTTSAVPFISGHTTLGPKAKTDLDDLASKLGTEKGYILEVQGYSRSGVQTSQAMADSVVRYLVTQHQVPIYRIYRTGLGKQKDVVASEGDKPVVNGVRVTLLHNSLATMDSSSSSAKNTSGLATGTANPSTN; encoded by the coding sequence ATGATGAATCACCGTAATGGCTTTGGTCTTTCTGTACTAATCCTTGGCGGCGCGTTGAGCGCAACCTCGCTGGCTCAGTCCAGTGTTTCTGCCGATCCGAGCAATACACCTCCACCCGCGAAGCAGATGGGTGTCGATGATACGACCAGCTACGCAACCGGCAAGCCGCTCGGCCCGCAGTCGAAGGAAGGCTTCTGGGGCCACATGAATCCTCTTGCCCGCAAGAAGTGGGTAAAGCGTCAGATCGATCCGATCAAGGACCGCACGAACGAACTCGATCAGCTTCAGGCCAAGAACGCCAACGATATTCGCGACGTCGATAGCCGCGCACAGTCCGGAATTACCAAGGCAATGGGGGCGGCGAGCACCGCCGATCAGCACGCACAGGATGCCGCCAACCGCGCAAACTCTGCCAATACGCTGGCAGGAAACGCCACCACAAAGACTGATGCCCTGCATGGGACCGTAAGCAATCTCGATCAATATCAGACAGTTACAACGTCTGCTGTGCCATTTATCTCCGGACACACAACTTTAGGCCCGAAGGCGAAGACGGATCTGGACGATCTTGCATCCAAACTAGGTACGGAGAAGGGCTACATCCTTGAAGTACAGGGTTATAGCCGCTCCGGTGTTCAGACCTCGCAAGCTATGGCGGACTCTGTCGTACGCTACCTCGTTACACAGCACCAGGTACCGATCTACCGGATTTACCGTACCGGTCTCGGTAAGCAGAAGGATGTCGTTGCGTCCGAAGGTGACAAGCCAGTTGTGAACGGGGTTCGCGTGACCCTCCTGCACAACAGCCTTGCCACAATGGATAGTTCATCGTCATCAGCCAAGAACACAAGCGGACTTGCCACTGGAACGGCGAATCCTTCAACGAATTAG
- the fdhF gene encoding formate dehydrogenase subunit alpha — protein MVVTKSLLNTPLDTTPNTRITVNGQAIPAHNGELLVEALNRTSRAAGHNDLPQVCYLPQMGPIQSCDTCMVEVNGQLVRACATPVTADMKVVTEGERVDVAQREAFDRILQNHMLYCTVCDNNNQNCTVHNTTAVLDVKHQARPYTPKPYEKDMSNPFYRYDPDQCILCGRCVEACQNVQVNETLTIDWESKHPRVLWDGGETIEGSSCVSCGHCVTVCPCNALMEKSMLGHAGYLTNIPGKVLDDMIDVVKGVEPPIGYGPILALSEIEAEMRHARVKVTKTVCTYCAVGCSFEVWTRDRHILKMEPTHGPANGISTCIKGKFAWGHINSEDRLTMPLLRDGDTYKQISWDEALDVIEKKFTQVKKDHGPDALAFIASSKTTNEESFLMQKLARAVIGTNNIDNCARYCQNPATTGLQRTVGYGGDSGSIADIEIAGLVLIVGANPAENHPVLATRVKRSHKFRGQRLIVADLRRHEMAERADLFIRPNPSTDAVWLSAVTKYILDNNLHHKDFITKWVNHFEEYKTSLEPYTLAYAEQVTGIPAAQLITVANEIAAADGTCILFAMGVTQHCGGSETATAISNLLLMTGNYMRPGAGAYPLRGHNNVQGASDFGSMPNVYSGYQKVDDEEVRAKFEADWGVALPTSTGKDNHQMIDAILEGSLKVLYIKGEDTITSDSNANYVGEALSKLEFLIVQDINFSETCRYADLVLPAATSLEKDGTYTSTERRIQRLYKAIEPLGESKPDWEIIQLIANRLGANWKYKHPSEIMDEVARLTPLFAGVKYSRLEGFASQQWPVHADGTDSPLLFTEKFPFPDGKARFHPIEYLPPSEETNSQFDLHLNNGRLLEHFEQGSMTLRTAGIKEITPNQFLEVSPELAAERGVTTGRHVQLNSPYGRVRVQVLVSDRVQGKQLYMTLNSVEEPVNKLSSSHTDRTTHTPAFKETAVSMTLLPEQGENPLPRRNFRYGTRTPQTGVEIERKWAQPGYHIPGTEAADKLVQIKSITV, from the coding sequence ATGGTTGTCACAAAGTCGTTGCTGAATACCCCGCTGGATACCACGCCGAATACCCGCATCACAGTGAACGGTCAGGCCATTCCAGCCCACAATGGCGAACTGCTCGTCGAGGCCCTGAACCGCACCTCCCGCGCCGCCGGACACAACGACCTCCCGCAGGTCTGCTATCTGCCCCAGATGGGTCCCATCCAGAGCTGTGACACCTGCATGGTCGAGGTCAATGGCCAACTCGTCCGCGCCTGTGCGACTCCTGTAACCGCCGACATGAAGGTCGTCACCGAAGGTGAGCGCGTCGACGTCGCCCAGCGCGAGGCCTTCGATCGCATCCTCCAGAACCACATGCTCTACTGCACCGTCTGCGACAACAACAACCAGAACTGCACCGTGCACAACACCACCGCCGTCCTCGACGTGAAGCACCAGGCCCGCCCTTACACGCCCAAGCCGTACGAGAAGGACATGTCCAACCCCTTCTACCGCTACGATCCCGATCAGTGCATCCTCTGCGGTCGCTGCGTCGAGGCATGCCAGAACGTTCAGGTCAACGAGACCCTCACCATCGACTGGGAGAGCAAGCATCCCAGGGTCCTCTGGGATGGCGGCGAGACCATCGAAGGCTCCTCGTGCGTCTCCTGCGGCCACTGCGTCACCGTCTGCCCCTGCAACGCGCTCATGGAAAAGTCCATGCTCGGCCACGCAGGCTACCTCACCAACATTCCCGGCAAGGTCCTCGACGACATGATCGACGTCGTCAAAGGCGTCGAGCCGCCCATTGGCTACGGTCCCATTCTCGCCCTCTCCGAGATCGAAGCCGAGATGCGCCACGCCCGGGTCAAAGTAACCAAGACAGTCTGCACCTACTGCGCCGTAGGCTGCTCCTTCGAGGTCTGGACCAGGGACCGCCACATCCTCAAGATGGAACCGACCCACGGTCCTGCCAACGGCATCTCCACCTGCATCAAGGGCAAGTTCGCCTGGGGTCACATCAACTCGGAGGACCGCCTCACCATGCCGCTCCTCCGCGATGGCGACACCTACAAACAAATCTCCTGGGACGAAGCTCTCGACGTCATCGAAAAGAAGTTCACGCAAGTAAAGAAAGACCACGGCCCCGACGCCCTCGCCTTCATCGCCTCCTCGAAGACCACCAACGAGGAGAGCTTCCTCATGCAGAAGCTCGCCCGCGCCGTCATCGGTACCAACAACATCGACAACTGCGCCCGCTACTGCCAGAACCCCGCCACCACCGGTCTCCAACGCACCGTAGGTTACGGTGGCGATTCCGGCTCCATCGCCGACATCGAGATCGCCGGGCTGGTCCTCATCGTCGGTGCCAATCCCGCCGAGAACCATCCTGTACTCGCTACCCGCGTCAAGCGCTCGCACAAGTTTCGCGGCCAGCGCCTCATCGTCGCCGACCTGCGCCGTCACGAGATGGCCGAACGAGCCGACCTATTCATCCGGCCCAACCCTTCCACTGACGCCGTATGGCTCTCCGCAGTCACCAAGTACATCCTCGACAACAACCTCCATCACAAAGACTTCATCACCAAGTGGGTCAACCACTTCGAGGAGTACAAGACCTCGCTCGAGCCCTACACCCTCGCCTACGCCGAGCAGGTTACCGGCATCCCCGCCGCCCAGCTCATCACCGTAGCCAACGAGATCGCCGCAGCCGACGGCACCTGCATCCTCTTCGCCATGGGCGTCACCCAGCACTGCGGAGGCTCCGAGACCGCAACCGCCATCTCGAACCTCCTCCTCATGACCGGCAACTACATGCGCCCCGGTGCCGGAGCCTATCCCCTTCGCGGCCACAACAACGTCCAGGGCGCCAGTGACTTCGGCTCCATGCCCAACGTCTACTCCGGCTATCAGAAGGTCGACGACGAAGAGGTCCGCGCCAAGTTCGAAGCCGACTGGGGTGTAGCTCTTCCCACCTCTACCGGCAAAGATAATCACCAGATGATCGACGCCATCCTAGAGGGCTCCCTCAAAGTCCTTTACATCAAGGGCGAAGACACCATCACCTCCGACTCCAACGCGAATTACGTTGGGGAAGCGCTCTCCAAACTTGAATTCCTCATCGTGCAGGACATCAACTTCTCCGAGACCTGCCGCTACGCCGATCTCGTCCTGCCCGCCGCCACCTCACTCGAAAAAGACGGCACCTACACCTCGACCGAACGCCGCATCCAGCGCCTCTACAAGGCCATCGAGCCGCTTGGCGAATCCAAGCCCGACTGGGAGATCATCCAGCTCATCGCCAATCGCCTCGGCGCGAATTGGAAGTACAAACACCCCTCCGAGATCATGGACGAGGTCGCCCGCCTCACCCCTCTCTTCGCCGGCGTCAAATACTCCCGCCTCGAAGGCTTCGCCAGCCAGCAATGGCCCGTCCACGCAGACGGCACCGACTCACCGCTCCTTTTCACCGAGAAGTTCCCCTTCCCCGACGGTAAGGCCCGCTTCCATCCCATCGAGTACCTCCCGCCATCGGAAGAGACCAACAGCCAGTTCGACCTGCACCTCAACAACGGTCGCCTCCTCGAGCACTTCGAGCAGGGCAGCATGACTCTCCGTACTGCAGGCATCAAGGAGATCACGCCCAACCAGTTCCTCGAGGTCTCTCCCGAACTCGCAGCCGAGCGCGGCGTCACCACCGGTCGTCACGTCCAGCTCAATTCGCCCTATGGCCGCGTCCGCGTACAGGTCCTCGTCTCCGATCGCGTCCAGGGCAAGCAACTTTACATGACACTCAACTCCGTCGAAGAGCCCGTCAACAAGCTCTCAAGCTCTCACACCGACCGCACTACCCACACCCCTGCGTTCAAGGAGACAGCCGTCAGCATGACCCTCCTCCCCGAACAGGGCGAAAATCCGCTACCCCGTCGCAACTTCCGCTACGGCACCCGCACCCCGCAGACCGGCGTCGAGATCGAACGCAAGTGGGCCCAGCCCGGATACCACATCCCCGGCACCGAGGCCGCCGACAAGCTCGTCCAGATCAAGTCGATCACCGTCTAA
- a CDS encoding pentapeptide repeat-containing protein, translated as MADQELIAKLREGVSIWNRWADMRDVVFDLSDADLRGMNLGEVDLNRAILVRADLSEANLEMADLSGANLRGAKLSKAYLSRLNLSEANLREADLSGSNLNWADLREADLRKADLSHADLRQADVRGANLSDAVLVGANLSEMDLSDLNLSGADLRDARLYDADLSGTNLRQANLRGARLKRANLRGAEMNDVLCAEADLNEADLSAADLSGANLTGADLRSARLQMATLNNVTLSAARLWETQRSGWSIHDVACAWAFWDEAGKEIMRYEAGEFERLYSSRARIELIYQGGITAFEVNTLPALLHHLAVKYPDCGVRLKSIEETGGGVKVSLHVEESSAVAVDAIREEAQRAQSAQIALRDDQIARLQIEKQLLLGDVLPRMLAAAGQHVEISGTATNLVIASGQASVRAKQVTGESEAILGLLQTMMGRIGEVAPVDRPKLEDAVSSVEQELGENKPKSSVLAAGLGVVKEIAVKVVESASEKALLEHWQPIVHQLGLYLSQVVH; from the coding sequence ATGGCTGATCAGGAGCTGATTGCGAAGCTGCGTGAGGGTGTTTCGATCTGGAATCGCTGGGCGGACATGCGGGACGTTGTGTTCGATCTGAGTGATGCGGATCTGCGAGGGATGAATCTGGGTGAGGTGGACCTTAACCGCGCGATCCTTGTACGGGCGGATTTGAGCGAGGCCAACCTGGAGATGGCCGATTTGAGCGGTGCCAATCTGCGGGGAGCCAAGTTGTCCAAGGCGTACTTGAGTCGTTTAAATCTGAGCGAAGCCAACCTGCGAGAAGCGGATTTAAGCGGGAGCAATCTGAACTGGGCAGACCTGCGAGAGGCCGATCTGCGGAAGGCGGATTTGAGCCATGCTGACTTGCGTCAGGCGGACGTGAGGGGAGCGAATCTGAGTGATGCGGTACTTGTGGGAGCCAACCTCTCCGAAATGGACCTGAGCGACTTGAACCTGAGTGGGGCCGACCTCCGCGATGCGAGGCTGTACGACGCTGATCTGTCCGGGACGAATCTACGGCAGGCTAACCTGCGTGGCGCACGTCTGAAACGGGCGAATCTGCGCGGGGCGGAGATGAATGATGTGCTGTGCGCCGAAGCAGATTTGAACGAGGCAGACCTTTCCGCAGCGGATTTGAGCGGAGCTAACCTGACGGGGGCGGATCTTCGGTCTGCAAGGCTTCAGATGGCCACGCTGAACAACGTGACGCTAAGTGCAGCGCGACTCTGGGAGACCCAACGGAGTGGCTGGTCGATTCACGATGTGGCGTGCGCTTGGGCCTTCTGGGATGAGGCGGGTAAGGAGATCATGCGCTACGAAGCAGGTGAATTTGAGCGACTGTACAGTTCGCGAGCCCGGATTGAGTTGATCTACCAGGGCGGGATTACGGCGTTTGAGGTGAATACGCTGCCAGCGCTCCTGCATCATCTGGCGGTGAAGTATCCCGATTGCGGGGTACGGTTGAAGTCGATTGAGGAGACGGGCGGCGGGGTGAAGGTGTCGCTGCATGTTGAGGAGTCAAGCGCTGTGGCGGTAGATGCGATTCGCGAGGAGGCGCAGCGGGCACAATCGGCGCAGATTGCGCTGCGGGACGATCAGATTGCGCGGCTGCAGATTGAGAAGCAGCTACTGCTCGGGGATGTGTTGCCGCGGATGCTGGCGGCGGCAGGCCAGCATGTGGAGATTAGCGGGACGGCAACGAACCTGGTGATTGCAAGTGGCCAGGCTTCGGTGCGGGCAAAGCAGGTGACAGGTGAGAGTGAGGCGATTCTCGGCTTGCTGCAGACGATGATGGGCAGGATTGGTGAGGTTGCGCCCGTGGATCGTCCGAAGTTGGAGGATGCGGTCAGTTCTGTCGAGCAGGAGCTTGGGGAGAATAAGCCGAAGTCGTCGGTGCTTGCGGCCGGTCTGGGTGTGGTGAAAGAGATTGCGGTAAAGGTCGTGGAGAGTGCATCCGAGAAGGCGCTGCTGGAGCATTGGCAGCCGATCGTTCATCAACTCGGTTTGTATCTGTCACAGGTTGTGCACTGA
- a CDS encoding DUF1641 domain-containing protein — protein MAVPIAFRPSPVDPHLELMRRLNAAPREHAEALLVAYDLLQTAHDKGILDTVNGLVSAKDTIFGKLAEYAKLPEGIAGIRNLLSGLKILTSIDPELLDHLSRAMVQAAAEHRKEEKPPSLFQITKRVFSEDSRRALSFLTLALTGIGKSLKS, from the coding sequence ATGGCTGTACCGATTGCATTTCGTCCCTCCCCTGTCGACCCGCACCTCGAACTCATGCGCCGTCTGAACGCCGCACCGCGCGAGCACGCCGAAGCGCTCCTCGTCGCCTACGATCTCCTGCAGACCGCCCACGACAAAGGCATCCTCGACACCGTCAATGGGCTGGTAAGCGCGAAAGACACCATCTTCGGCAAGCTAGCCGAATACGCCAAGCTACCCGAGGGCATCGCCGGCATTCGCAATCTACTCTCCGGCCTCAAGATCCTCACCTCGATCGACCCGGAACTCCTCGACCATCTCTCCCGGGCCATGGTCCAGGCCGCTGCCGAACACAGGAAGGAAGAGAAGCCCCCAAGCCTCTTCCAGATTACGAAGCGTGTCTTCAGTGAAGACAGCCGCCGCGCGCTGTCCTTCCTCACGCTCGCACTCACAGGCATAGGCAAATCTCTCAAGTCCTGA